One genomic region from Pyxicephalus adspersus chromosome 1, UCB_Pads_2.0, whole genome shotgun sequence encodes:
- the COL8A2 gene encoding collagen alpha-2(VIII) chain → MSLGRSTLFLLVAPMGSVSGGGPAGGAYPQMKYMNPMMKGPLGPPFREGKGQYLDMPPMLPMDLKGEPGPAGQPGPRGPQGPPGPPGKPGVGKPGLQGQPGPAGPPGFSSIGKPGLPGMPGKTGPKGLPGTKGEPGMRGELGPRGLPGSPGIPGPSGISTNGKPGVQGAPGQPGIRGEPGPKGEPGLRGEKGGKGEPGIGKPGIPGTRGPTGPLGPLGPPGPPGNGKPGLDGLPGAPGNKGDVGPPGAPGVGGLPGPQGPPGKPGVDGIGKPGLDGLPGIQGPLGPKGEPGIRGLPGLPGSPGYGKPGLPGLKGDRGPSGMQGGIGEKGEPGLDGEPGEQGPQGIIGPPGLPGVMGLPGKNGLPGLKGDVGPSGPPGSPGLPGNQGPNGFVGKPGIPGDRGLPGPQGLQGPTGPKGEGGLMGLPGLPGQVGSPGHKGEGGIPGQPGPRGPAGIPGLQGSLGPLGPQGLPGPKGEPGLPGLPGNSITGAQGPIGPLGPPGVPGAPGLNGQPGPPGPPGPPGPPGIYGDGTIAGLHLPEGGSVGIEKPEKPQYGTGELSAKIAPAFTAILTTPFPPSGMPIKFERTLYNGHNGYNPLTGMFTCTVPGIYYFAYHVHVKGTNIWVALYKNNVPATYTYDEYKKGYMDQASGSAVLELKENDQVWVQMPSDQANGLYSTEYIHSSFSGFLLCPT, encoded by the coding sequence ATATGCCCCCCATGCTTCCAATGGATCTTAAAGGAGAACCTGGGCCAGCAGGACAACCAGGACCAAGGGGACCCCAAGGACCACCGGGACCCCCAGGGAAACCAGGAGTTGGAAAACCTGGCTTACAAGGACAACCAGGCCCTGCTGGTCCTCCTGGCTTTTCCAGTATTGGTAAACCTGGTTTACCTGGAATGCCTGGAAAAACTGGACCAAAGGGATTACCCGGCACAAAAGGGGAGCCTGGAATGAGGGGTGAGCTAGGGCCTAGAGGGTTGCCTGGTTCTCCTGGTATTCCTGGTCCTTCAGGAATCTCTACTAATGGAAAACCAGGTGTGCAAGGTGCTCCTGGGCAACCAGGTATTAGGGGTGAACCAGGGCCAAAGGGTGAACCAGGACTCCGTGGAGAGAAAGGAGGTAAGGGAGAACCTGGAATTGGCAAACCAGGCATACCTGGAACTAGAGGACCTACAGGCCCTTTGGGACCTTTAGGACCACCTGGCCCACCGGGAAATGGAAAACCAGGTCTTGATGGATTACCTGGGGCTCCTGGAAACAAAGGAGATGTGGGTCCACCTGGGGCACCTGGAGTAGGGGGACTGCCAGGACCTCAGGGTCCTCCAGGAAAACCTGGAGTTGATGGCATTGGTAAACCTGGCTTAGATGGATTACCTGGAATACAAGGACCATTAGGTCCTAAGGGGGAACCAGGCATTCGAGGTTTGCCAGGTTTACCAGGATCTCCAGGATATGGAAAACCCGGTCTACCTGGTTTGAAAGGGGATAGAGGACCTTCTGGGATGCAAGGTGGAATTGGAGAGAAAGGAGAGCCAGGTTTAGATGGTGAACCAGGTGAACAAGGGCCACAGGGAATAATTGGGCCACCAGGGCTACCTGGGGTAATGGGATTACCTGGAAAAAATGGATTGCCTGGCCTAAAAGGTGACGTAGGACCTTCTGGTCCTCCAGGATCACCAGGCCTTCCAGGAAATCAAGGTCCCAATGGATTTGTAGGTAAGCCAGGAATACCTGGCGATAGGGGTCTTCCAGGTCCCCAGGGACTGCAAGGACCAACTGGACCAAAGGGAGAGGGTGGGTTGATGGGACTTCCAGGTTTGCCAGGTCAGGTAGGTAGTCCAGGACATAAAGGAGAGGGAGGCATTCCAGGACAGCCAGGTCCTAGAGGTCCAGCAGGTATTCCTGGGCTGCAGGGGTCATTGGGCCCTTTAGGCCCACAAGGGCTACCAGGTCCAAAGGGGGAGCCTGGTTTACCTGGCCTTCCAGGAAATAGCATAACTGGTGCACAAGGTCCTATTGGCCCCCTGGGCCCACCTGGAGTTCCAGGTGCTCCTGGTTTAAATGGGCAGCCTGGGCCACCTGGTCCACCTGGGCCACCTGGTCCTCCAGGAATATATGGTGATGGAACCATTGCTGGTCTACATTTGCCTGAAGGAGGTTCTGTTGGGATTGAAAAACCTGAAAAGCCTCAGTATGGCACTGGAGAACTGTCTGCTAAAATTGCCCCTGCATTCACTGCCATCCTAACTACACCATTCCCTCCATCCGGCATGCCCATAAAATTTGAGAGGACTTTGTACAATGGTCACAATGGTTATAATCCTCTTACTGGAATGTTTACTTGTACAGTTCCCGGAATCTATTACTTTGCTTACCACGTACACGTAAAAGGCACCAACATCTGGGTTGCTCTGTATAAGAACAATGTGCCGGCTACCTACACTTATGATGAATACAAAAAAGGTTATATGGACCAAGCGTCTGGAAGTGCAGTACTAGAACTTAAGGAAAATGACCAAGTTTGGGTTCAAATGCCGTCAGATCAAGCCAATGGATTATACTCAACAGAGTACATTCATTCTTCATTCTCTGGCTTCCTTCTCTGTCCTACataa